The nucleotide window TGGCGGATGCCGCCGTCGGCCACGATGGGTTTGGTGGCCACGCGGGCGCACCACTTCAGCGCGCTCAGTTGCCAGCCGCCGGTGCCAAAGCCCGTCTTCAGCCGCGTGATGCACACCTTGCCAGGGCCGACGCCCACCTTGGTGGCGTCGGCGCCCCAGTTTTCCAGGTCGATCACCGCCTCGGGCGTGGCCACGTTGCCGGCAATCACGAACGATTCGGGCAGTTTGGCCTTGATGTGGCGGATCATGTCGCGCACGCTGTCGGCGTGGCCGTGGGCGATGTCTATGGTGATGTATTCGGGCGCCAGTTTTTCGGCAGCCAGCTGGTCGATGGTGGCGACATCGGCCGGCTTGATGCCGACCGAGATCGAGGCGAACAGGCCCTTGGCCTTCATGTCGCGCACGAAAGCCACGTTGTCCAGGTCGAACCGGTGCATTACGTAGAAGTGGCCGTTGGCCGCGAGCCATTCGCAGACTTTTTCGTCCACCACCGTCTTCATGTTCGACGGCACCACCGGCAGCTTGAAGCGCCGGCCGCCGAATTCCACGCTGGCATCGCACTCGCTGCGGCTTTGCACGCGGCACTTGCGCGGCAGAAGCAGGATGTGGTCGTAGTCGAAGATTTCCATGGTTTCCAAGCTCCATTCAGGTTTGAACAAATGGGCGCTTGGCCTGGCCGCGGCATTTTGTGGCGGGCACAAAAAACCGGGCCAAGAAATCTTGGGCCCGGTGATTGATTCTACGGCCTTGGTCAAACCCCCGCCGTCAGCGCGCTTCCTACAATCGACGCCATGTTTTCAAACTCCGATGCGCGCGCGGCGGCTGACCTGCCCCTGCTGGCCGGCCTGAACCCCGAACAACGCGCCGCCGTCACCCTGCCTCCCGAACACGCGCTGATCCTGGCCGGTGCCGGCTCGGGCAAGACGCGCGTGCTCACCACCCGCATCGCCTGGCTGTTGCAAACGGGGCAGGTGTCGCCCGGTGGCGTGCTGGCCGTCACCTTCACCAACAAGGCGGCGAAGGAGATGCTCACGCGCCTGACGGCCATGCTGCCGCTGAACGCGCGCGGCATGTGGATCGGGACCTTTCACGGGCTGTGCAACCGCTTTCTGCGCGCGCACTACAAGCTGGCCCACCTGCCGCAGGCGTTTCAGATTCTGGATACGCAAGATCAGCTGTCGGCCATCAAGCGGCTGTGCAAGCAGTTTCAGGTGGATGAGGAGCGCTTTCCGCCCAAGCAATTGCAGTGGTTCATCAGCGGCTGCAAGGAAGACGGCCTGCGCCCGCCCGACGTGGAAGTGCGCGATGCCGAAAGCCGCAAGAAGGTCGAGATTTACCAGCTGTACGAAGACCAGTGCCAGCGCGAAGGCGTGGTCG belongs to Ottowia testudinis and includes:
- a CDS encoding GMP reductase, translating into MEIFDYDHILLLPRKCRVQSRSECDASVEFGGRRFKLPVVPSNMKTVVDEKVCEWLAANGHFYVMHRFDLDNVAFVRDMKAKGLFASISVGIKPADVATIDQLAAEKLAPEYITIDIAHGHADSVRDMIRHIKAKLPESFVIAGNVATPEAVIDLENWGADATKVGVGPGKVCITRLKTGFGTGGWQLSALKWCARVATKPIVADGGIRHHGDIAKSIRFGATMVMVGSLFAGHEESPGRTVEVDGELFKEYYGSASDFNKGEYRHVEGKRILEPIKGKLADTLVEMEQDVQSSISYAGGKKLLDIRKVNYVILGGDNAGEHLLM